From a single Okeanomitos corallinicola TIOX110 genomic region:
- a CDS encoding ArsA family ATPase, with protein MALILTFLGKNGIVRSKIAIAAAKLLANQGKRVLLAGLAEPTLPILLETTLSPDPQEIAPNLQAVQFQASVLLERNWEELKKLEAQYLRTPIFKEVYGQELVVLPGMDNALALNAIREYDASGKYDVIIYDGTGDNSTLRMLGMPESLSWYVRRFRQLFVNSDLGKAISESPLIQPVITSLFNVNWTADNFAQPTNQVNNLLDQGKAALANPNRIAAFLVTTPDTLDVASSRYLWGTAQQIGLTIGGTILVSADNNTDLAAEFTPLPVTIVPDVSQGEWQPLIDALPNFMEQASKAPKPMEIDVHNRQVRLFLPGFDKKQVKLTQQGPEVTVEAGDHRRNIFLPPALSGKPITGAKFQNSYLIISF; from the coding sequence ATGGCCTTGATACTGACATTTTTAGGCAAAAACGGCATCGTTCGTAGCAAAATAGCGATCGCCGCAGCCAAGCTATTGGCAAACCAAGGCAAACGGGTACTTCTAGCAGGATTAGCAGAACCAACGTTGCCAATTTTACTGGAAACTACCCTGTCTCCTGACCCCCAAGAAATCGCTCCCAACTTGCAAGCAGTACAGTTTCAAGCATCTGTACTGCTAGAACGCAACTGGGAAGAATTGAAAAAACTAGAAGCTCAATATCTCCGCACACCAATTTTTAAAGAGGTGTACGGGCAAGAACTGGTAGTTTTACCAGGTATGGACAACGCCCTCGCTCTCAATGCTATTCGTGAATATGATGCCAGTGGCAAATATGACGTAATTATCTATGATGGCACAGGAGATAACTCCACTTTGCGGATGCTGGGAATGCCAGAATCCTTGAGTTGGTATGTGCGGCGCTTTCGGCAATTATTTGTTAACTCTGACTTGGGTAAAGCAATATCTGAATCTCCTCTGATTCAACCGGTGATCACCAGTTTATTTAATGTTAACTGGACAGCTGATAATTTTGCCCAACCCACTAACCAAGTTAATAATTTACTCGATCAAGGAAAAGCTGCTTTAGCTAATCCAAACCGGATCGCTGCTTTTTTGGTGACAACACCAGATACCCTAGATGTAGCAAGTTCCCGTTACCTTTGGGGTACTGCTCAACAAATTGGTTTAACTATTGGTGGCACTATTTTAGTATCTGCCGATAATAACACTGACCTAGCCGCAGAATTTACACCTCTACCAGTGACCATTGTTCCCGATGTATCTCAAGGTGAATGGCAACCCCTGATAGATGCCCTACCTAATTTTATGGAACAAGCATCAAAAGCACCTAAACCAATGGAAATAGACGTACATAATCGTCAAGTACGCTTATTTTTACCAGGTTTTGATAAAAAACAAGTCAAACTCACTCAACAAGGGCCAGAGGTCACGGTGGAAGCTGGAGATCATCGCCGTAATATCTTCTTACCCCCCGCTCTCAGTGGTAAACCCATAACCGGGGCAAAATTTCAAAATAGTTATTTGATAATTTCTTTTTAG
- a CDS encoding DUF2862 domain-containing protein: MEIGQKVKVVRLRDRVSASIAGKLGKVGIIEGYKVTDGMGIGVVVKFDDNFSTWFFDDEIKTV; the protein is encoded by the coding sequence ATGGAAATCGGACAAAAGGTTAAAGTAGTTCGTTTGCGCGATCGCGTATCTGCCTCTATCGCTGGAAAACTCGGCAAAGTAGGCATAATTGAAGGCTACAAAGTTACTGATGGTATGGGTATTGGCGTAGTAGTCAAATTTGACGACAACTTCTCCACCTGGTTCTTTGATGATGAAATTAAAACTGTATAG
- a CDS encoding ABC transporter permease: MTLSIKNNLTKLQVQRYWELLHVLVSRTLKVRYRGSFLGVYWSLLNPLIMTGLYTAIFGATFASYYGNSIINYVLAAFTGLIVINFFSASTSQALASVVGNGALLNKIRLPVSVFPVSMIAANVFQFSVGAFPLLALITLFNSKSLINVLALVFPFLALILVCTGIGFLVSALYVFFRDLPYFYELVTFVIWISSPVFYPAAIVPPQVKPFLSLNPLSPIIESLRQITLSGAAPDLGLIWGALLGGIIILSLGWTCFHLWRHQFMDLL, encoded by the coding sequence ATGACCCTTTCTATTAAAAATAATTTAACTAAATTACAGGTGCAGCGTTACTGGGAATTATTGCACGTCTTGGTATCGCGGACATTAAAAGTACGCTATCGGGGTTCATTCCTGGGTGTTTATTGGTCGTTACTAAATCCTTTAATCATGACAGGACTTTACACTGCCATTTTTGGAGCTACCTTTGCATCTTACTATGGAAACTCGATCATTAACTACGTATTAGCAGCATTTACAGGACTGATAGTAATTAATTTTTTCTCAGCTTCCACATCCCAAGCTCTAGCCAGTGTAGTTGGGAATGGAGCATTATTAAATAAAATCCGTTTGCCAGTTAGTGTTTTTCCTGTATCAATGATAGCAGCAAATGTATTTCAATTTTCTGTTGGGGCATTTCCGTTACTAGCATTAATCACTTTATTCAACTCCAAAAGTCTGATCAATGTCCTAGCCTTAGTGTTTCCATTTCTGGCATTAATTCTAGTCTGTACAGGAATTGGGTTTTTGGTCAGTGCTTTATATGTATTTTTCAGAGATTTGCCTTACTTTTATGAGTTAGTTACATTTGTGATTTGGATTAGTAGTCCGGTATTTTATCCCGCAGCGATTGTACCACCCCAAGTTAAGCCATTTTTAAGTTTAAATCCCTTATCACCGATAATTGAAAGTCTACGTCAAATTACATTATCAGGTGCAGCACCAGATTTAGGGTTAATATGGGGGGCGTTACTTGGTGGCATAATTATTTTATCTTTGGGATGGACTTGTTTTCATTTGTGGCGACATCAGTTTATGGATTTATTGTAG
- a CDS encoding Uma2 family endonuclease, which yields MALTAQEIEALMPDCTELLSDEPEMESSLHYTQLLILVTCLEWLWRDRKDFFIGANLSIYYSRQQLKNRDFRGPDFFLVKDTQKRPRLSWVTWEEDGKYPNVIIELLSDSTAKVDKGLKKQLYQNQFRTPEYFWFSPNTLELVGWRLTDSEYKTIPASENSWYWSQELGLYLGVWEDKLRYFTVEGKLVPTPEEANLEEIRKAEIALQRAEIEERKAESERKKAESERQKAEFERQRADEAENKAAILAQKLRELGVEPDSL from the coding sequence ATGGCTTTAACCGCACAAGAAATAGAAGCATTAATGCCAGATTGCACCGAACTTCTCAGCGACGAACCAGAAATGGAAAGCTCATTACACTATACACAATTATTAATATTAGTCACTTGTTTAGAATGGTTATGGCGTGATCGGAAAGATTTTTTTATTGGTGCAAATCTTAGCATTTACTATAGCCGACAACAGTTAAAAAATCGAGACTTTAGAGGACCAGACTTTTTTCTAGTCAAAGACACCCAAAAACGTCCGCGTCTGTCTTGGGTAACATGGGAAGAAGATGGTAAATATCCCAATGTGATCATTGAATTACTTTCTGATTCTACAGCCAAAGTAGATAAGGGATTGAAAAAACAGTTGTATCAAAATCAATTCCGCACTCCTGAGTATTTTTGGTTTTCTCCTAATACCTTAGAATTGGTAGGATGGCGATTAACAGATAGTGAATATAAAACTATTCCAGCATCAGAAAATTCCTGGTATTGGAGTCAAGAGTTAGGTTTATATTTAGGAGTTTGGGAAGATAAGTTAAGATATTTCACGGTTGAAGGAAAATTAGTTCCTACACCAGAAGAAGCTAATTTAGAAGAAATTAGAAAAGCTGAAATTGCCCTCCAAAGGGCAGAAATTGAAGAACGAAAAGCTGAATCTGAACGTAAAAAAGCTGAATCTGAACGTCAAAAGGCTGAATTTGAACGTCAACGTGCTGATGAAGCAGAGAATAAAGCAGCTATTCTAGCTCAAAAATTGAGAGAACTAGGCGTTGAACCTGATAGTTTGTAA
- a CDS encoding Uma2 family endonuclease, translating into MYQNNPPLPPEETMPTMYDLPSELVGESGLPDEFHCIQADLLSETCQPINYSSEEILLASDLNLYYDPRHPGWYKRPDWYMVLGIINSNQQEHLRLSYVVWQEGIAPFLAVELLSPGTEQEDLGRTLREVNKPPTKWEVYERILRIPYYVVYDRYENKFRGFKLHGTRYESINLSENRLWLEEIEMGLGLWQGSYQNIEGLWLRWYNADGWLPTLAEKAEAERQKAESERQRADGAENKAAILAQKLRELGIEPDSL; encoded by the coding sequence ATGTATCAAAATAATCCACCTCTGCCACCCGAAGAAACTATGCCGACAATGTATGATTTACCTAGCGAGTTAGTAGGAGAATCAGGATTGCCGGATGAATTTCATTGTATACAAGCAGATTTACTCAGTGAAACTTGTCAACCTATCAATTATTCATCTGAGGAAATTTTACTAGCCAGCGATTTAAACCTTTATTATGATCCTCGTCATCCTGGTTGGTATAAACGCCCGGATTGGTATATGGTATTAGGGATTATTAATAGTAATCAACAGGAACATTTACGTTTAAGTTATGTAGTATGGCAAGAAGGAATTGCTCCTTTTCTAGCAGTTGAATTACTATCACCAGGAACAGAACAAGAAGACTTAGGACGAACTCTCCGGGAAGTAAATAAACCCCCAACAAAATGGGAAGTATATGAACGCATTTTGCGTATTCCTTATTATGTTGTTTATGACCGCTATGAAAATAAATTTCGTGGTTTTAAACTACATGGTACTCGTTATGAATCTATAAATCTCTCAGAAAACCGCCTTTGGTTAGAAGAAATAGAAATGGGTTTAGGTTTATGGCAGGGAAGTTATCAAAATATAGAGGGTTTGTGGTTGCGTTGGTATAATGCTGATGGTTGGTTGCCAACATTAGCAGAAAAAGCTGAGGCTGAACGCCAAAAAGCTGAATCTGAACGTCAGCGTGCTGATGGAGCGGAGAATAAAGCAGCTATTCTAGCTCAAAAATTGAGAGAATTAGGTATTGAACCTGATAGTTTGTAA
- a CDS encoding Uma2 family endonuclease — protein sequence MTTTVKLTEVKIEYPSSDNEPVAETYIHLYAILTTLEVLKQYLTGRQATVLANQFLYYAQGFPKLRVAPDVMVIFDVPPGGRDNYKVWEEGQVPQVVFEMTSAGTQKQDQEQKKLLYEQLGILEYWLFDPKGEWVNQKLQGYRLQNEIYQSITDNLSQPLGLRLEVEGELLRFYRLDTGDKLLIPTELAERAESERQRADKLAAKLRDLGIDPDSVS from the coding sequence ATGACTACAACTGTAAAATTAACAGAGGTCAAGATTGAATATCCTAGTAGTGATAATGAACCAGTGGCAGAAACCTACATACATCTTTATGCAATTTTAACAACCTTAGAAGTTCTCAAACAATATCTTACAGGCAGACAAGCGACGGTACTAGCAAATCAATTTTTATATTACGCCCAAGGTTTTCCCAAATTAAGAGTTGCTCCAGATGTCATGGTAATTTTTGATGTACCTCCTGGTGGTAGAGATAATTATAAAGTTTGGGAAGAAGGACAAGTTCCTCAAGTTGTATTTGAGATGACAAGTGCTGGCACTCAGAAACAAGATCAAGAACAAAAAAAATTATTGTATGAACAATTAGGTATTTTAGAATATTGGTTATTTGATCCCAAGGGAGAATGGGTAAATCAAAAATTGCAAGGTTATAGATTACAAAATGAGATTTATCAATCCATTACAGATAACCTATCTCAACCTTTGGGATTACGTCTAGAAGTAGAAGGAGAACTTTTGAGATTTTACCGATTAGATACAGGTGATAAATTACTGATACCAACAGAACTGGCAGAAAGAGCGGAAAGTGAACGTCAACGAGCGGATAAATTAGCGGCAAAACTGCGTGATTTAGGGATAGATCCTGATAGTGTAAGTTAA
- a CDS encoding ABC transporter ATP-binding protein, with amino-acid sequence MEVIRLDQVCLWRRTQEEFSYDLKKTILSIVEGKYRQPAKKLVLDHVDLVVDKGEKIGIIGANGSGKSTLLKIISGILQPTTGTVRVKGQVAPLIELGAGFDPEISVMDNILLYGVLLGFSRSEMKERARSILEFAELEDYALVPVKGLSSGMVARLGFAIATDMQPDILILDEVLSVGDESFKNKCKQRMDSFWDGDTTVLVVSHDLGFIKSSCDHAVWIEKGKLNLMDKADKTVECYLSNLKPI; translated from the coding sequence ATGGAAGTCATTCGACTAGATCAAGTTTGTTTATGGAGACGTACACAGGAAGAGTTTTCTTATGACTTGAAGAAAACTATACTATCCATAGTAGAAGGTAAATATCGCCAACCTGCCAAAAAATTAGTTTTAGATCATGTTGATTTAGTAGTTGACAAAGGCGAAAAAATTGGGATAATAGGTGCGAATGGTTCTGGTAAATCCACGCTGTTAAAAATAATTTCCGGAATCTTACAACCTACCACCGGAACAGTAAGAGTAAAGGGTCAAGTTGCTCCTTTGATTGAGTTGGGAGCGGGTTTTGATCCAGAAATTTCAGTTATGGACAATATACTCCTTTATGGTGTATTGTTAGGATTTTCTAGGTCTGAGATGAAAGAAAGAGCCAGGTCTATTTTAGAGTTTGCGGAGTTGGAGGATTATGCTTTAGTTCCAGTCAAGGGTTTATCATCCGGTATGGTGGCTCGTTTGGGTTTTGCGATTGCTACGGATATGCAGCCGGATATTTTGATTTTGGATGAGGTTTTATCTGTGGGAGATGAGAGTTTTAAGAATAAGTGTAAGCAGCGGATGGATAGTTTTTGGGATGGGGATACTACTGTTTTAGTTGTTTCACATGATTTAGGATTCATAAAAAGTTCTTGCGATCACGCGGTTTGGATTGAGAAAGGTAAATTAAACCTCATGGACAAGGCCGATAAAACAGTAGAATGTTATTTAAGTAATTTGAAACCAATTTAA
- a CDS encoding DapH/DapD/GlmU-related protein, which yields MKLEASQLMFSETAIVKSNFIGENTEIKNFVVIEENVKIGNNVIIHPHVTIESGVVIGNGVEIFPGAYIGKQPKGAGATTRVLDFERKIVIADNCSIGPNSIIYYDVEIGKNTLIGDNASIREGVKIGEFCILSRGVTVNYNTCIGDRTKIMDLTHITGNCEIGDDVFISVLVATTNDRAIGKLGYDEERVQGPKIGNKVAIGAGANILPGVCIGDGSVIAAASVVNKDVPSGKMVAGNPARSIKTVSE from the coding sequence TTGAAACTTGAAGCATCCCAACTTATGTTTAGTGAAACTGCAATAGTTAAGAGTAACTTCATTGGCGAAAATACAGAAATTAAAAACTTTGTTGTAATTGAAGAAAACGTAAAAATTGGTAATAATGTTATTATCCATCCTCATGTAACCATAGAATCGGGAGTAGTTATCGGAAATGGAGTGGAAATATTTCCAGGAGCATATATTGGTAAACAGCCAAAAGGAGCAGGTGCTACAACGAGAGTATTAGATTTTGAGCGAAAAATAGTTATAGCTGATAATTGCTCTATTGGTCCTAACAGCATAATTTATTATGATGTGGAGATTGGAAAAAATACTTTAATTGGTGATAACGCTTCTATCCGAGAAGGAGTTAAGATAGGAGAATTTTGTATTCTTAGTAGAGGAGTTACTGTAAATTATAATACTTGTATAGGTGATCGCACAAAAATTATGGATTTAACTCACATTACAGGTAACTGTGAAATTGGGGATGATGTATTTATAAGTGTTTTAGTAGCTACTACTAATGATCGTGCAATTGGCAAATTGGGATATGATGAAGAACGTGTTCAAGGACCAAAAATTGGCAACAAAGTGGCTATTGGTGCAGGAGCAAACATTCTTCCTGGAGTTTGCATTGGTGACGGATCTGTCATTGCTGCTGCATCTGTAGTAAATAAAGATGTCCCATCTGGCAAAATGGTTGCGGGGAATCCAGCGCGTTCAATTAAAACTGTAAGTGAATAA
- a CDS encoding FdtA/QdtA family cupin domain-containing protein, with the protein MISNCKIIELPKIKDPRGNLTFIEGGKHIPFDIQRVYYLYDVPGGAERGGHAHKELHQLIIAMSGSFDILLDDGHDKKRFYLNRSYYGLYICPMIWRSIDNFSSGSVCMVLASNFYDEADYYRDYEDFLGDVWKTK; encoded by the coding sequence ATGATAAGCAACTGTAAAATTATAGAATTACCTAAAATAAAAGATCCTCGGGGAAACTTAACTTTTATAGAAGGTGGAAAACATATTCCATTTGACATTCAGCGTGTTTACTATCTATATGATGTTCCAGGTGGTGCAGAACGAGGTGGTCATGCTCACAAAGAGTTACATCAATTAATTATCGCAATGTCTGGCAGCTTTGATATCTTGTTAGACGACGGGCATGATAAAAAACGTTTTTATTTAAATCGGTCTTATTATGGACTTTATATTTGCCCCATGATTTGGAGATCTATTGATAATTTCTCATCCGGTTCTGTTTGTATGGTTCTAGCATCTAACTTTTATGACGAAGCTGATTACTACAGAGACTATGAAGACTTTTTAGGAGATGTATGGAAAACAAAATAG
- a CDS encoding DegT/DnrJ/EryC1/StrS family aminotransferase, whose product MENKIVKVPFVNMEANYKEIQEELDIAYHRVMRSSSYILGQEVEAFESEFANYSETKYCVGVGNGLDALHLILRAMGIGSEDEVIVPAHTYIATWLAVSYAGAKPIPVEPDEQTYNINTTLIEAAITKRTKAILAVHLYGQPADMDAIQEIARRHNLKVIEDAAQAHGARYKGKRVGSLGDAAGFSFYPTKNLGAIGDGGAITTNDADLAEKLRMLRNYGSRVKYENEIQGFNTRLDEMQAAFLRVKLSKLDDWNNRRVNVANQYLESLTEYTHLTLPTIPSWAEPVWHLFVIRHSDRLNIEKHLHNNGIGTLVHYPIPPHLSGAYAGNNWDVGSFPVTEKISQEILSIPMSFHMTYEEVQTVIKNLIEAI is encoded by the coding sequence ATGGAAAACAAAATAGTAAAAGTTCCATTTGTTAATATGGAAGCTAACTATAAAGAGATTCAGGAAGAACTAGACATAGCCTACCATAGAGTAATGCGATCAAGTTCGTACATTCTTGGTCAGGAAGTTGAGGCTTTTGAAAGTGAGTTTGCAAATTACTCTGAAACAAAATACTGTGTTGGAGTTGGTAATGGTTTGGATGCTTTACATCTTATTCTCAGAGCAATGGGAATTGGATCTGAAGATGAAGTAATAGTACCAGCCCACACATACATTGCTACATGGCTGGCAGTTTCTTATGCTGGAGCAAAACCAATACCAGTAGAGCCTGATGAACAAACCTATAATATAAACACTACACTTATTGAGGCTGCTATTACAAAACGTACTAAGGCGATTTTAGCAGTTCATCTTTATGGTCAACCTGCCGACATGGATGCTATTCAAGAAATTGCCAGAAGACACAATCTTAAAGTAATTGAAGACGCAGCACAAGCTCATGGAGCAAGATATAAGGGTAAGCGTGTTGGTAGTTTGGGAGATGCAGCGGGTTTCAGCTTTTACCCTACCAAAAATCTAGGAGCTATTGGTGATGGAGGCGCAATAACAACTAATGACGCTGATTTAGCAGAGAAATTACGTATGTTGCGTAATTATGGTTCTCGTGTTAAGTATGAGAATGAGATACAAGGTTTTAATACTCGTCTTGACGAAATGCAAGCCGCTTTCTTGAGAGTCAAGTTATCTAAATTAGATGATTGGAACAATCGTCGCGTAAATGTAGCAAATCAATATTTAGAAAGTCTGACTGAATATACTCATTTAACTTTGCCTACTATTCCGAGTTGGGCTGAACCTGTGTGGCATTTATTTGTTATTCGTCATTCTGATAGACTGAACATAGAAAAGCACTTACATAACAATGGGATAGGGACACTTGTTCATTATCCAATTCCTCCACATTTATCAGGTGCTTATGCTGGGAACAATTGGGATGTAGGAAGTTTTCCTGTCACAGAGAAGATATCTCAAGAAATATTAAGTATACCGATGTCATTTCACATGACGTATGAAGAAGTACAGACAGTCATAAAAAATTTAATTGAGGCAATTTAA
- a CDS encoding glycosyltransferase family 2 protein, translating into MGVNQPLISVVMTTYNHEKYIDESIRSVLEQTFSNFEFIIVNDGSTDNTDKIIQSYLNDNRIIYIFQENQGPSAAVNQGILKANGKYIALMSGDDICYPERLQKQYNYSNLEATRIIFSWVDFIDDDSNQLASKHFAKNFFNATNKTRAEILKSLFFNGNYLCSVTAFIEKNILLEAGLFNLSSIQLQDFDMWIKLVKKYEISVIPEKLVKYRIRNDSKNLSHPNNNYLRSGFESCQIYRNFFDDVSIELFKESFRDKIKNNDFHEGIEYELEKAFLYLNSNFIYVRNIGAEKLFYLLQNHHILAIAKENYSFGLTQLYELTNDIDNLNGIFSKYSTRFYKIYKLWINLARLIKAKIVK; encoded by the coding sequence ATGGGAGTAAATCAACCATTAATTAGTGTTGTAATGACTACATACAATCACGAAAAATATATTGATGAATCCATACGAAGTGTATTAGAACAAACTTTTAGCAACTTTGAATTTATCATTGTCAATGATGGCTCTACTGATAACACTGATAAAATCATTCAAAGCTATTTAAATGACAATAGAATTATTTATATTTTTCAAGAAAATCAAGGACCTAGTGCTGCTGTTAATCAAGGTATTTTGAAAGCAAATGGAAAATACATTGCTCTCATGTCTGGAGATGATATATGTTATCCTGAACGCTTACAGAAGCAGTATAACTATTCCAATTTAGAAGCAACAAGAATAATTTTTTCATGGGTTGATTTTATAGATGATGATAGTAATCAATTAGCCAGTAAACATTTTGCTAAAAACTTTTTTAATGCTACGAATAAAACTAGAGCAGAAATTTTGAAATCCTTATTTTTTAACGGTAATTATCTATGCAGTGTAACTGCATTTATTGAGAAAAACATACTATTAGAAGCTGGATTATTCAATCTCTCATCAATTCAGTTGCAGGATTTTGATATGTGGATAAAGCTAGTAAAAAAATATGAAATTTCCGTAATACCAGAAAAATTAGTCAAATACAGAATTCGTAATGATTCCAAAAATTTAAGCCATCCAAACAATAATTATCTACGATCTGGTTTTGAAAGTTGCCAAATATATAGAAATTTCTTCGATGATGTTTCCATAGAACTATTTAAAGAATCTTTTAGAGATAAAATAAAAAATAATGATTTTCATGAAGGTATTGAATATGAATTAGAAAAGGCTTTTTTATATCTGAATTCTAATTTTATTTATGTTAGAAATATTGGTGCTGAGAAATTGTTTTACCTTTTACAAAATCATCATATTCTAGCTATTGCCAAAGAAAATTATAGTTTTGGATTAACTCAATTATATGAGCTAACTAATGATATAGATAATTTAAATGGTATCTTCTCTAAATATAGTACAAGATTTTATAAAATTTATAAACTATGGATTAATTTGGCAAGGCTAATTAAGGCTAAAATAGTAAAATAG
- a CDS encoding glycosyltransferase: MKILFLSDSYMQDGSFDPFRKEVLQAISLYGSETKAVITNHFLYSNSSNIRFFQNFNKVVEDIRKFNPDIIFSINRAGLVKELTDVISTDAVYITWFIDSYERVPENLLKFTTQDIVWLTGLREYTDNFCCRYGVKTDKIIFSPFATNTDVFYPQNQERTIDGCFVGTAFSNQSFVNTLNCVAEDVEERNILIHILESHKSNYIFDIATVLQEKGYTNYEEHTRENWQMIFDDQISIEKRIRFISTLHDFNIKIYGEPNHLWIQYLSIYKSSMLAKYQYEPIRTPEDLAHLYNKSKIGINILHHQASNHSLPIRVFDLMACKTLLLTEKTSVNALHQIGFIENVDFVCFEDEKDLKHKFEFYLKNDTARDKIVESAYLKVKNFHSLKIRIEEGISRSLGEKVNVNNYNQRKIEVIDSSLFKLVSLEKREKYLHFIKKHSRFFKKSFPGTWEVLRITALKLKILR, encoded by the coding sequence ATGAAAATTCTTTTTCTTTCAGATTCTTATATGCAAGATGGATCTTTTGACCCATTCAGAAAGGAAGTATTGCAAGCCATATCTTTGTATGGCAGTGAAACAAAGGCTGTCATAACCAACCATTTTTTGTATAGTAACAGTTCCAATATCAGATTTTTTCAAAACTTCAACAAAGTAGTAGAGGATATAAGAAAGTTTAACCCCGATATTATTTTTTCTATTAATAGAGCAGGCTTAGTAAAAGAATTGACAGATGTTATATCTACTGATGCAGTGTATATTACTTGGTTCATTGATTCTTACGAAAGAGTTCCAGAAAACCTACTAAAATTTACTACTCAAGATATTGTTTGGCTGACAGGATTAAGAGAATACACTGATAATTTTTGTTGCAGATACGGAGTAAAGACAGATAAAATAATTTTTTCACCATTTGCTACTAATACAGATGTTTTCTATCCTCAGAATCAGGAAAGAACCATTGATGGTTGCTTTGTAGGCACTGCATTTTCTAATCAGTCCTTTGTCAACACCTTAAATTGTGTGGCTGAAGATGTAGAGGAAAGGAATATATTGATACATATTCTTGAATCTCATAAAAGTAACTACATCTTTGATATAGCAACTGTTTTGCAAGAAAAAGGATATACAAATTATGAGGAACATACTAGAGAAAACTGGCAAATGATATTCGACGATCAGATATCAATTGAAAAAAGGATCAGATTTATTAGTACATTGCATGATTTTAATATCAAAATATATGGTGAACCAAATCATCTGTGGATTCAGTATCTAAGCATTTATAAAAGTAGTATGCTTGCTAAATACCAGTATGAACCTATAAGAACACCAGAGGATTTAGCACACCTTTATAATAAATCAAAAATAGGAATTAATATTTTGCATCATCAAGCTTCAAATCACTCTCTACCAATTCGCGTTTTTGACTTAATGGCTTGTAAAACTTTACTGCTTACAGAGAAAACATCAGTAAATGCTCTTCATCAGATAGGATTTATAGAAAATGTTGATTTTGTTTGCTTTGAAGATGAAAAAGATTTAAAACATAAATTTGAATTTTATTTAAAAAATGATACTGCAAGAGATAAAATAGTTGAGAGTGCTTATTTAAAAGTAAAAAATTTTCATAGTTTAAAAATAAGAATAGAAGAAGGTATTAGTAGATCACTTGGAGAAAAAGTCAATGTTAATAATTATAACCAACGAAAAATAGAAGTTATTGATTCTAGCTTATTCAAGCTGGTATCTCTTGAAAAAAGGGAAAAGTATTTACATTTTATAAAAAAACACTCACGCTTTTTCAAGAAGAGTTTCCCGGGTACTTGGGAGGTATTAAGGATAACAGCTTTGAAACTTAAAATATTACGTTAG